One stretch of Monomorium pharaonis isolate MP-MQ-018 chromosome 10, ASM1337386v2, whole genome shotgun sequence DNA includes these proteins:
- the LOC105832537 gene encoding T-box transcription factor TBX10 — MHSQHEQRREITADCCYQQWSAHHYHHHHQQQQQQQQQQQQQQQQQQQHQQQQQQEHHHHHHHHHHHQHQHLSAVPSPMQQMEACLQSAGRVKRSRSPNRLIKACDMLPMHSVTNSAANPTSPSGTMESRNDNNNNSSHHGDHHHHHPAGASENGGSSSAAAGAEESPSAAKRPLHPALLGAGAALEAKPLWEEFHQLGTEMIVTKAGRRMFPTFQCRLFGLDPNTEYLMVMDFVPCDDKRYRYAFHSSAWVVAGRADPVSPPRIHVHPDSPASGAHWMKQPISFDKLKLTNNQLDDNGHIILNSMHRYQPRCHVVVAPSPPGSAPDPRTENFKTFSFSETRFTAVTAYQNHRITQLKIASNPFAKGFRDCESDECDGVAAVGGMSNPTKRPATGVAGSAASTTSAAVLPSPSSYNAIPVPMQIPGVSAISQEHHQFYGATGTTAGTHWTHYPSHHGPSSIHYPTQHPHSGTASLYGPR; from the exons ATGCACTCGCAACACGAGCAACGACGGGAAATCACCGCCGATTGCTGCTACCAGCAATGGTCGGCACATCATTATCACCATCACcatcagcagcagcagcagcagcagcagcagcagcagcagcagcagcagcagcagcagcagcaccagcagcagcagcagcaagagcatcaccaccaccaccaccaccaccaccatcatcAGCATCAGCATTTGTCCGCTGTACCATCGCCGATGCAACAAATGGAAG CCTGTTTGCAAAGCGCCGGACGAGTAAAAAGATCCCGCAGTCCGAATCGTCTGATAAAGGCTTGCGATATGTTGCCGATGCACTCGGTGACGAATTCAGCGGCGAATCCGACTTCTCCGTCTGGCACGATGGAATCGCGCAACGACAACAACAACAATAGCAGTCATCACGGTgaccatcatcatcatcatccgGCGGGTGCGAGCGAGAACGGCGGATCTTCCTCCGCCGCTGCTGGCGCCGAGGAGTCGCCGAGCGCGGCAAAACGGCCGCTCCATCCGGCGCTGCTTGGTGCCGGTGCCGCTCTGGAGGCGAAACCGCTCTGGGAGGAATTCCATCAGCTGGGCACCGAAATGATCGTTACAAAAGCCGGACGAAGAATGTTTCCTACTTTTCAG TGTCGACTGTTCGGCTTGGATCCCAATACGGAATATCTGATGGTGATGGATTTCGTCCCGTGCGACGACAAGAGATATCGATATGCTTTCCATAGTAGCGCCTGGGTCGTAGCGGGTCGCGCCGATCCCGTCTCACCTCCCAGGATCCACGTGCATCCCGATAGTCCTGCGAGTGGCGCTCATTGGATGAAGCAGCCAATTTCCTTCGACAAGCTGAAGCTGACCAACAATCAGCTTGACGATAACGGACAC ATTATCCTGAACTCGATGCACCGCTATCAGCCACGTTGTCACGTGGTGGTCGCTCCCTCGCCACCGGGCTCGGCTCCGGATCCTCGCACGGAAAACTTCAAGACGTTTTCCTTCTCGGAGACCAGGTTCACCGCGGTGACTGCGTATCAGAATCATCGGATAACGCAGCTGAAGATTGCCAGTAACCCGTTTGCCAAGGGCTTCCGGGATTGCGAGTCAGACGAGTGCGACGGCGTGGCAGCCGTCGGTGGGATGTCGAATCCCACCAAGAGGCCGGCCACAGGAGTCGCCGGAAGTGCCGCGAGTACCACGAGTGCCGCCGTCCTCCCGTCGCCCTCTAGTTACAACGCGATCCCAGTACCGATGCAAATTCCGGGTGTATCTGCCATCTCTCAGGAACATCATCAGTTCTACGGTGCAACGGGGACAACGGCAGGTACCCATTGGACGCATTATCCGAGCCATCATGGACCGTCGTCGATTCATTATCCGACGCAACATCCGCATTCGGGCACCGCGTCTCTTTACGGTCCACGATAA